The Epinephelus lanceolatus isolate andai-2023 chromosome 21, ASM4190304v1, whole genome shotgun sequence genome has a segment encoding these proteins:
- the cbx1b gene encoding chromobox protein homolog 1b isoform X1, with the protein MQLHEPAGPQVYLMSMSLTTEPPNDVPAVTEESKMTTAEKKDKKPDEVAEEEEEEEEYVVEKVLNRRVVKGRVEYLLKWKGFSEEDNTWEPEDNLDCPDLIAEFLQSQKSAHDGKRKAAGDADGDESRTKKKKDDTEKLRGFARGLDPERIIGATDSTGELMFLMKWKNSDEADLVPAKEANVKCPQVVISFYEERLTWHSYPTEDEKKDDKN; encoded by the exons ATGCAGCTACAT GAACCTGCTGGTCCCCAGGTCTACCTGATGAGTATGAGCCTGACTACAGAGCCCCCTAACGATGTTCCCGCTGTTACAGAAG AGAGCAAAATGACCACAGCCGAGAAGAAGGACAAGAAGCCAGATGAAgtggcagaggaagaggaggaggaggaggaatacgTGGTGGAAAAGGTCCTGAATCGGCGAGTGGTGAAAGGAAGAGTAGAGTATCTTCTCAAGTGGAAAGGcttctctga GGAAGATAACACATGGGAGCCAGAAGACAATCTGGACTGTCCAGATTTGATTGCAGAATTCCTGCAGTCCCAGAAATCAGCACACGACGGAAAGAGGAAGGCAGCCGGGGATGCAGATGGAGACGAGAGTCGaacgaagaagaaaaaagacgaT ACAGAGAAGCTAAGGGGCTTTGCTCGAGGACTGGATCCAGAAAGGATTATTGGTGCCACAGATTCCACAGGAGAGCTCATGTTCCTCATGAAATG GAAAAACTCTGATGAAGCTGACCTGGTGCCGGCGAAGGAGGCCAACGTCAAGTGTCCGCAGGTGGTCATCTCGTTCTATGAAGAGAGACTCACTTGGCACTCGTATCCCACCGAAGACGAGAAAAAGGATGACAAAAACTAA
- the cbx1b gene encoding chromobox protein homolog 1b isoform X2, whose product MSMSLTTEPPNDVPAVTEESKMTTAEKKDKKPDEVAEEEEEEEEYVVEKVLNRRVVKGRVEYLLKWKGFSEEDNTWEPEDNLDCPDLIAEFLQSQKSAHDGKRKAAGDADGDESRTKKKKDDTEKLRGFARGLDPERIIGATDSTGELMFLMKWKNSDEADLVPAKEANVKCPQVVISFYEERLTWHSYPTEDEKKDDKN is encoded by the exons ATGAGTATGAGCCTGACTACAGAGCCCCCTAACGATGTTCCCGCTGTTACAGAAG AGAGCAAAATGACCACAGCCGAGAAGAAGGACAAGAAGCCAGATGAAgtggcagaggaagaggaggaggaggaggaatacgTGGTGGAAAAGGTCCTGAATCGGCGAGTGGTGAAAGGAAGAGTAGAGTATCTTCTCAAGTGGAAAGGcttctctga GGAAGATAACACATGGGAGCCAGAAGACAATCTGGACTGTCCAGATTTGATTGCAGAATTCCTGCAGTCCCAGAAATCAGCACACGACGGAAAGAGGAAGGCAGCCGGGGATGCAGATGGAGACGAGAGTCGaacgaagaagaaaaaagacgaT ACAGAGAAGCTAAGGGGCTTTGCTCGAGGACTGGATCCAGAAAGGATTATTGGTGCCACAGATTCCACAGGAGAGCTCATGTTCCTCATGAAATG GAAAAACTCTGATGAAGCTGACCTGGTGCCGGCGAAGGAGGCCAACGTCAAGTGTCCGCAGGTGGTCATCTCGTTCTATGAAGAGAGACTCACTTGGCACTCGTATCCCACCGAAGACGAGAAAAAGGATGACAAAAACTAA
- the cbx1b gene encoding chromobox protein homolog 1b isoform X3: MTTAEKKDKKPDEVAEEEEEEEEYVVEKVLNRRVVKGRVEYLLKWKGFSEEDNTWEPEDNLDCPDLIAEFLQSQKSAHDGKRKAAGDADGDESRTKKKKDDTEKLRGFARGLDPERIIGATDSTGELMFLMKWKNSDEADLVPAKEANVKCPQVVISFYEERLTWHSYPTEDEKKDDKN; encoded by the exons ATGACCACAGCCGAGAAGAAGGACAAGAAGCCAGATGAAgtggcagaggaagaggaggaggaggaggaatacgTGGTGGAAAAGGTCCTGAATCGGCGAGTGGTGAAAGGAAGAGTAGAGTATCTTCTCAAGTGGAAAGGcttctctga GGAAGATAACACATGGGAGCCAGAAGACAATCTGGACTGTCCAGATTTGATTGCAGAATTCCTGCAGTCCCAGAAATCAGCACACGACGGAAAGAGGAAGGCAGCCGGGGATGCAGATGGAGACGAGAGTCGaacgaagaagaaaaaagacgaT ACAGAGAAGCTAAGGGGCTTTGCTCGAGGACTGGATCCAGAAAGGATTATTGGTGCCACAGATTCCACAGGAGAGCTCATGTTCCTCATGAAATG GAAAAACTCTGATGAAGCTGACCTGGTGCCGGCGAAGGAGGCCAACGTCAAGTGTCCGCAGGTGGTCATCTCGTTCTATGAAGAGAGACTCACTTGGCACTCGTATCCCACCGAAGACGAGAAAAAGGATGACAAAAACTAA